GGATTGTTTGATCGTCGCACCCGAAGTCGAACAAAGCGCCGTGGGCCATGCGATTACACTCTTTCGCCCCTTGATGGTCAGGAAGGCCCGGAAGTATGGGCAGTTTCTGGGATATGCCGTGACCGGGACGCCGGCGGATTGTGTAAAGATCGGAATTAAAGAATTGTCGGATAAACCGGTTGACCTGGTAGTATCGGGGATCAATTCAGGCGCCAATGTCGGGATCAATGTGCTCTATTCAGGGACCGTCTCGGCAGCTACGGAGGGGGTTATTATGGGTGTTCCTTCAATGGCGATCTCTCTCGACGCGCATGGAGACGCAGATTTTTCCTTTGCAGCGCGATTCGC
This sequence is a window from Deltaproteobacteria bacterium. Protein-coding genes within it:
- the surE gene encoding 5'/3'-nucleotidase SurE — protein: MRFLLTNDDGIYAKGLSALYQELSKDADCLIVAPEVEQSAVGHAITLFRPLMVRKARKYGQFLGYAVTGTPADCVKIGIKELSDKPVDLVVSGINSGANVGINVLYSGTVSAATEGVIMGVPSMAISLDAHGDADFSFAARFA